The Paenibacillus sp. YPG26 genome includes a window with the following:
- the folK gene encoding 2-amino-4-hydroxy-6-hydroxymethyldihydropteridine diphosphokinase encodes MNSHSTSEGSEAYIALGANLGEREATLLEAIDRLNQHPYITVLRCSSLYETDPVGYVDQPNFINMALALRTTLEPVELLTAMLQIELELGRERHIHWGPRTVDLDLLWMEGRTLDTPQLTLPHPRMQERAFVLVPLAEIVPEDDHTDLYPFVQSALDTGGGKEGVRFWKTCSWHTASGHSAS; translated from the coding sequence TGAATTCACATTCCACCTCTGAAGGATCAGAGGCTTATATTGCTTTGGGGGCTAATTTGGGTGAGCGTGAAGCAACGCTGCTGGAAGCTATTGACCGCCTGAATCAGCACCCCTATATTACGGTGCTTCGCTGTTCCAGTCTGTACGAGACCGATCCGGTGGGTTACGTGGATCAGCCCAATTTTATTAATATGGCTCTTGCCCTACGCACGACGCTCGAACCTGTGGAGCTGCTCACCGCCATGCTGCAGATTGAACTTGAACTCGGCCGTGAGCGGCATATCCACTGGGGACCGCGGACAGTAGATTTGGATTTGTTATGGATGGAAGGAAGAACCTTAGATACGCCCCAGCTGACCCTTCCCCATCCCCGAATGCAGGAACGTGCCTTTGTGCTGGTTCCGCTCGCCGAGATTGTCCCGGAGGACGATCATACGGATTTGTATCCATTTGTTCAGTCAGCACTAGACACAGGGGGCGGGAAAGAAGGCGTCCGTTTTTGGAAGACATGCAGCTGGCACACCGCATCCGGGCATTCCGCAAGCTGA
- a CDS encoding helix-turn-helix transcriptional regulator yields the protein MEDMQLAHRIRAFRKLKGYTQQQLAEETGISLAVLGAIERGNRRAEDKVVDTIARVLGISVSELRPLR from the coding sequence TTGGAAGACATGCAGCTGGCACACCGCATCCGGGCATTCCGCAAGCTGAAGGGGTATACCCAGCAGCAGCTGGCAGAAGAGACCGGCATATCGCTTGCCGTCCTGGGAGCTATTGAGCGGGGCAACCGCCGAGCGGAAGATAAAGTCGTTGATACTATTGCAAGGGTTCTGGGCATCTCGGTGTCCGAGCTTAGGCCTCTAAGATAA
- the dusB gene encoding tRNA dihydrouridine synthase DusB: MLKIGDIEMKNQVVLAPMAGVCNPAFRLIAKEFGTGLVCAEMVSDKAILNGNKRTKEMLFVDEREKPLSLQIFGGNRASLVEAAKVVDQDTNADIIDINMGCPVPKVTKCDAGARWLLEPNKIFEMVSAVVDAVSKPVTVKMRIGWDSEHIFIEENAKAVEAAGGKAISVHGRTREQLYTGHADWSYIKMAKEAVSIPVIGNGDVNTPEDARRMLDETGCDGVMIGRGALGNPWMLYRTIEYLKSGELAPEPAPEEKIRIAILHMDRLVALKGENTAVKEMRRHLAWYLKGMKGGMNVKDRIMEETKRDEMARILEDYVMSLREEPSDSVVTA; the protein is encoded by the coding sequence ATGCTTAAAATTGGCGATATTGAGATGAAGAATCAAGTCGTGCTTGCCCCAATGGCAGGTGTATGCAACCCGGCTTTCCGGCTTATTGCCAAGGAGTTCGGGACAGGCCTGGTCTGCGCAGAGATGGTTAGCGATAAAGCCATTCTTAACGGAAATAAGCGTACAAAGGAAATGTTGTTTGTCGATGAGCGGGAGAAGCCGCTAAGCTTGCAGATTTTTGGCGGCAACCGCGCGTCTCTTGTCGAAGCCGCCAAAGTTGTCGATCAGGACACCAATGCAGATATCATCGATATCAATATGGGCTGCCCCGTACCTAAGGTAACGAAGTGTGATGCCGGTGCGCGCTGGCTGCTTGAACCTAACAAGATTTTTGAGATGGTATCTGCGGTTGTAGATGCTGTAAGCAAGCCGGTCACAGTCAAAATGAGAATTGGCTGGGACTCTGAGCATATTTTCATCGAAGAGAATGCCAAAGCGGTAGAAGCTGCCGGAGGCAAGGCGATCAGCGTCCACGGACGTACCCGCGAGCAGCTCTACACCGGTCATGCGGACTGGAGCTACATCAAGATGGCCAAGGAGGCTGTCTCTATTCCTGTTATCGGGAACGGAGATGTGAATACACCTGAGGATGCCCGCCGCATGCTTGATGAGACGGGATGCGATGGGGTCATGATCGGGCGTGGTGCTCTCGGCAATCCATGGATGCTGTACCGGACGATCGAGTATCTGAAGAGTGGAGAGCTTGCGCCCGAGCCTGCTCCTGAAGAGAAGATCCGGATTGCGATTCTTCATATGGACCGCCTTGTTGCGCTTAAGGGTGAGAATACGGCGGTAAAGGAGATGCGCAGGCATCTGGCCTGGTACCTCAAAGGTATGAAGGGCGGCATGAATGTAAAGGACAGGATCATGGAAGAGACGAAGCGTGACGAAATGGCACGAATCCTTGAAGATTATGTAATGAGCCTTAGAGAAGAGCCTTCCGATTCAGTGGTAACCGCCTGA
- the greA gene encoding transcription elongation factor GreA: MSDKEVILTQDGLKRLEEELENLKSVKRREVAERIKVAIGYGDISENSEYEDAKNEQAFIEGRIITLEKMLRNARIINNDEIDTDTVSIGSIVIVEDLEFGDTMEYAIVGSAESDPLQNKISNESPVGRAILGKQIGTVVDVTVPAGVIQYKILEIKK, encoded by the coding sequence ATGAGCGATAAAGAAGTGATTCTTACCCAAGACGGCCTCAAACGACTTGAAGAAGAACTGGAGAACCTCAAATCCGTGAAACGCCGCGAAGTTGCCGAACGGATTAAAGTGGCGATCGGATATGGTGATATTAGTGAGAACTCGGAATACGAGGACGCGAAGAATGAACAGGCCTTTATTGAAGGTCGTATTATAACACTAGAGAAAATGCTGCGTAACGCCCGTATTATCAACAATGATGAGATTGATACAGATACAGTAAGCATCGGCTCGATTGTAATTGTAGAGGATCTTGAATTTGGTGATACCATGGAATACGCTATTGTTGGTTCGGCTGAATCCGATCCGCTTCAGAACAAGATTTCTAATGAGAGTCCGGTGGGTAGAGCCATCCTGGGCAAGCAGATTGGGACCGTAGTGGATGTAACCGTTCCTGCCGGCGTTATTCAATATAAGATTCTGGAAATTAAGAAATAA
- the lysS gene encoding lysine--tRNA ligase, giving the protein MSEEISNQEVEVSELLQIRRDKLDELRALGIDPFGQKFDRTHNAGDILQKYDGLTKEELEEQAVEVRIAGRIMAKRGMGKASFAHIQDLSGKIQIYVRKDTVPEVKYDAFDLLDLGDIVGVSGEIFKTKTGETSIKVKDLEVLSKSLYPLPDKYHGLKDVELRYRQRYVDLIINPEVQQTFILRSRIIQSMRRYLDSLGYLEVETPTLHSIAGGAAARPFITHHNALDMELYMRIAIELHLKRLIVGGLEKVYEIGRVYRNEGISTRHNPEFTMIELYEAYADYKDIMALTENLVAHIAQEVLGTQTVNYQGQEVDLRPAWRRVSMVDAVKEVTGVDFSAQMTNEEAHRLAQEHKVPVEKHMTFGHILNAFFEHFVEETLIQPTFITGHPVEISPLAKRNEADPRFTDRFELFIVAREHANAFTELNDPIDQRQRFEDQLKEREQGNDEAHEMDDDFIRALEYGMPPTGGLGIGIDRLVMLLTDSASIRDVLLFPHMRARSAE; this is encoded by the coding sequence ATGAGCGAGGAAATTTCAAATCAAGAAGTAGAAGTCAGCGAGCTGCTGCAAATTCGGCGCGACAAATTGGACGAGCTACGTGCTCTAGGAATCGATCCATTTGGGCAAAAGTTTGACCGTACCCATAATGCGGGTGACATTCTACAGAAGTATGATGGACTTACTAAGGAAGAGCTTGAGGAGCAAGCGGTGGAAGTCCGTATTGCAGGACGGATTATGGCTAAGCGCGGGATGGGAAAAGCCAGCTTCGCCCACATCCAGGACCTCAGTGGCAAGATTCAAATTTATGTCCGCAAAGATACGGTACCTGAAGTGAAGTATGACGCCTTCGATCTGCTTGATCTGGGTGACATTGTAGGAGTAAGCGGTGAGATCTTCAAGACCAAGACTGGGGAGACCTCCATCAAAGTCAAGGACCTTGAGGTGCTGAGCAAGTCCTTGTACCCACTTCCGGACAAGTACCATGGCCTGAAAGACGTTGAACTTCGTTATCGTCAGCGCTATGTAGATCTGATTATCAATCCTGAAGTTCAGCAGACATTCATTCTGCGCTCCCGTATTATCCAGTCGATGCGCCGTTATCTGGATTCCCTCGGTTATCTGGAAGTGGAGACACCTACCCTTCACAGCATTGCCGGCGGAGCTGCGGCACGCCCATTCATTACGCACCATAACGCGCTTGACATGGAGCTGTATATGCGGATCGCCATCGAGCTTCACTTGAAGCGTCTGATCGTAGGCGGACTTGAGAAAGTATACGAAATCGGACGAGTATACCGTAATGAAGGAATCTCCACGCGTCATAACCCGGAATTTACGATGATCGAGCTGTATGAAGCCTATGCGGATTACAAAGATATCATGGCGCTGACCGAGAACCTTGTGGCTCATATTGCTCAAGAAGTGCTTGGAACTCAGACTGTCAATTATCAGGGTCAGGAAGTTGATCTTCGCCCGGCATGGCGCCGTGTGTCTATGGTTGATGCTGTTAAGGAAGTAACAGGCGTAGACTTCAGTGCCCAAATGACCAACGAAGAGGCGCACCGTCTTGCGCAGGAGCACAAGGTTCCGGTTGAGAAGCATATGACCTTTGGTCATATCCTGAATGCCTTCTTTGAACATTTTGTGGAAGAGACACTGATTCAGCCTACCTTTATTACAGGTCATCCGGTTGAAATCTCACCTTTGGCTAAGAGGAATGAAGCAGACCCTCGTTTCACGGATCGTTTCGAGTTGTTCATTGTTGCGCGTGAGCATGCTAATGCCTTTACCGAGCTTAACGATCCAATTGACCAGCGTCAGCGGTTCGAAGATCAGCTCAAAGAGCGTGAGCAAGGAAATGATGAAGCGCATGAGATGGATGATGACTTCATCCGTGCTCTTGAATATGGTATGCCGCCAACAGGGGGACTAGGAATCGGGATCGACCGTTTGGTTATGCTGCTGACGGATTCAGCCTCCATCCGTGATGTGCTGCTGTTCCCTCATATGCGTGCGCGTTCCGCGGAGTAA
- a CDS encoding TetR/AcrR family transcriptional regulator, with product MPKLVDHEKQKQRLAEATWRIIRRHGMEQASVRHIAEEAGLSAGSLRHYFATQSELFAYSMQLVSERVDARISSLSLTGPPLEDMKKILYQLLPMDEDTRSEMEVWIAFTTKALADSSLKAQSDQMYEKMRIGISSIIKALVELELAEPSLDVELETARLHSLIDGLATHAVINPDSMTPDRLGQLVTHHLESLCKSSKTQKEQP from the coding sequence ATGCCTAAACTTGTGGATCACGAAAAACAGAAACAACGGTTAGCTGAGGCTACCTGGAGAATTATTAGGCGGCATGGAATGGAGCAGGCTTCTGTTCGTCATATTGCTGAGGAGGCTGGCCTATCCGCGGGCTCACTCCGGCATTATTTTGCGACCCAGTCCGAACTGTTCGCCTATTCTATGCAGCTTGTCTCAGAGCGGGTCGATGCTAGAATAAGCTCCCTCTCCTTAACCGGTCCCCCGCTTGAGGATATGAAGAAGATACTGTATCAGCTGCTGCCTATGGATGAAGATACACGGTCAGAGATGGAGGTATGGATTGCTTTTACGACCAAGGCGTTAGCAGACTCTTCTCTTAAAGCACAGTCTGATCAAATGTATGAAAAGATGAGGATAGGCATCAGCTCCATCATTAAAGCTCTTGTCGAGCTTGAGCTGGCCGAACCTTCTCTGGATGTGGAACTCGAAACTGCGCGTCTTCATTCACTCATTGATGGACTGGCCACCCATGCTGTAATTAATCCGGATTCGATGACTCCAGACAGGCTGGGACAGCTGGTTACCCATCATCTCGAATCTCTATGCAAGTCCTCAAAGACACAAAAAGAACAGCCCTGA